In Carassius auratus strain Wakin chromosome 12, ASM336829v1, whole genome shotgun sequence, the sequence CTAGCTGTATCAGAGCTGGCATTCAGTTTATAGATCAGGGCATGTGGTAGTTATTCGCTTAATAAGCATCTGTATTAAACATTTCCACTTAAATGTGTGACgtttaaattagtaaataaatgcTAAACGGATGACTGAATGACCTAACTACAGTTTCCTGATGTGATAACGTTTGTTTTTGCGTCCTCTACAGTTCATATCATTCCTCTGCAGCTGCTTGTCTTGCAACTTGAGGTGTTGTTGGTTAATCGGTTAACTTTTTGGGAACTTTGGGACGATCTTGGTGTTTCTAAATCGAGCATTCATGATTTAACATCgcagttaattaataatttacgGTTGCTTATTTTAATGTTGTGTGCATTATCTTAGATGTAAGCGCCAGGTCGTGTTTGCGAACGTGTTTTTGTTGGTTTACAATAGCATCGACTGTCTGAATAAAACTAAGATTCTTCAGAGCTCACTTTTATTGTGAAGGTGAAAGTGAAATATGTCTTCTAAGATTCTTCTGACTAATCTACGAACAACTGCAAGCTTCTGCAAAACACACAATTTTCTGCAGAGACCCTGGAGTCCTTTCATAGCTTCTCAACAGAGTTGGTAAGAAATcgtaaaaaaacaaatgcatgcatgttttatgatttatttggCTGAAGTTGTCAAACATTCGTCAAATTGCTTTTTATAGATTTGTTTTTGGAATTGtgtcttaatatttttggaaactcGAAAATAACTCGGACTTAGATGGTTGGTTTACTTATCGGTTGTAGTTTTGTAGTGTTTCCATTAACCCTTTAACGGACACTACAGAGAAACCGATAGGGGAAAAattatacttaattttttatttttttttacaattaatgatTCTGCTGCTCTTTCCTACCCCTAAATCTACTCTTCACACAAAACTTtaatcatttttagattttcaaaaaaattaaataataataataataataataatgtttttgattCTGTTTTGCTCATGGGGAccaaaaatgtccccacaagaaCAAAATTTACTTATATTTCTATACTTGAGGGGAAATTattaatacacaaacacacatattgaACCAGCATAAAATGGTTGGCTGATTTAAGACTGTTTGACTTTTGGgcatcaaatcaaaatattagtAAGAATGATGTGAAATTGTGAGCTTAAGTTACTTCTTTCCATGTTTATATGAGTTTATTTGCATAGTTTATGcagaataaattgtatttatgtgtgtgctaATTATAACTGTGATGCCGTATTACCTTCAAATCACAAATCAAAAATCATGTTGATCACCAAACAAGACCATTTTGCGTCTCTAAAATGGGAAATAGCACAGCTGATATCCCTTACTCCACCTTTTGTTATCATAAACATTAGTGCTGCAATGATGTTTTTTATCTTCTGACTTGCCTTCAGTATGAATTTCAcaagaccaaaacaaaaaaaactacttcCTTCTTACAGCAGTTTACAGAACTCACTTACAGTACTTGGTCTACatacaaaagattaaaaaaacaaatactttttttcttctaaatgtgTCTTGACATCTCATGCACACTTTTTGCTCCTCTTTTTTAGTGCTATTCATGTGGATAGCCCACCCAGCATCCCAACCCTGACTACCAGTTATGCCCATGGCATCTCTTCCCATTCGATGCTGTTTAGTACTGTGGACCAGTGTCTCAAACACACAGTGGAGCGCTACCCTGACCGTGAAGCTTTGGTTTTTATGCAAGATGGAATGCGCAAGACGTTTGCTCAGTTCTACCAAGACGTGAGTGATTTTGCATCTGGTTTTTCTACAAAGGACTGGTTAGAGAAGTGAATCCTGAAAGACTGAAGGTACTGGCCACAGTGCTTCCATTTGATACCCCTCGTCGGAGAAAGGAAAACCACACGTCAAAAGTGCACTGTGTGGAATGAGAGATCTTGGCCAAATcctaaaataattgcaaaaatacCTAAACATTCCTAAGCAGCCCTTTATTAATCAGacctaaatacatttaaaccacaGAGTCCATGTGAAATCCAGTACTGGCAGAAACATGGTGTTAAAATAGCAATACATACCCATATTACTCTACTGTATTTGCTTGTGCAGAGGGTGTTCTGTTAAATATGTGCATGAAGAATGGAAACCTCTGGATTAATCACTGACATATTTACCATGAAGTGGTCAAATGTTATTTGTGGTTATCCATTAAATAAGTATCAAGGGGATTGTTATTAGCATATGCAACACTAAAcctgagttgttgtttttttctaaattgaCTGATATGATCTACATGGCACAGATAAGTGCTTCACGTGTGGCTTCTCTCTCACATAATGCAGTAGGTTAAAGTGTATCAATGTGACAAGCAGTTAAACATTTACAGACGAGCAATAATGTATAACAAAGCATGaacatttaaagcaaaccagTGCCATTCAACATGTTTCCAATGTggaatatcatattttttttgtagtgcagagtatttatttatttacgttttTGAGTCCAAAAGAACATTAGCATATTACTTTACGGTACACCACACACGTGTTTGTTTACCAGGatgactatttatatatttggtaACATCAAATTTCCATTTAAATCTTATAATATCTGAATATTTTGTCCTCCCAAATGTTTAAGCAATCCATATCATGGTCCTTTATACAAAGTGTAAATATCTGTTTGTGAAAGATATTTACGTTTATTCAttcacagatgcttttatccaaatgaggAACATTACAAGCTATGTTATAAGTTATAAGAGCCAATGATACATGCATTGTACAAAGTCAAGGGTCTgatattattgattttataaagTGCAAATCTGCAAGATTGGTTTGACAGCCTTTCACCTTATGTTTAACTAGATAAGATAACCTTTACGAACCTGATTCCATGATCTTTTTTAAAAATTTgtgatgtattaatattaaattatgtatctATTCCTCATTTAATGAACATTTGCTGTATTGACTAAAAATCCACCTTACATTAGAGTGTCTTCAGGGCCGgtgtaaaactgtattttgatCTTAGGTGGAACAGACTGCTGCAGGTCTGCTGGCTGTTGGACTGAAGAGGGGCGATCGCTTAGGGATGTGGGGACCGAACATCTATGAGTGGATACTTATGCAGTTTGCCACAGCTAAGGCAGGGatcattctggtgagtgttttTGACTGATATTTGTGACCCGTGACCAagaaaccagtcataagggtacatttaaaaaaatatatatttccattaatgtgtggtttgttaggataggacaatatttggccgagatgcagctatttgaaaatctggaatctgagggtgcaaaataaaaaaaaaattctaaatattgagaaaatcacctttaaagttgtccaaatgaagttcttagcaatgcatattactaaccaaaaatgaaaatttaatacatttacagtaggaaatttacaaaatatcttcatggaacatgatctttacttaatatccttaagatttttggcataaaagaaaaatctgtaattttgacccatacattgtATTTTTTGGCTATCGCTTTAAGTATACCatagcgacttaagactggttttgtggtcaaggttCACATTTGGTTTGTTTGAGTATTATCAACAGCTGGTCTCTAACCTGTTCAAGTTTATTATGATTTTACAGGTTTCAGTGAACCCGGCTTATCAATTGCAAGAGGCAGAATTTGCTCTCAGAAAGGCAAGTTAATGTTTATACATGCAGAAAAGAACAACAAACAGCTGAATGTCCAAAACTGCTGGAATGTTTAGggtttatttacacaaaaacagGGTTTGTTCTATATGAAAGGTTGATTACTGTTAATTCCTAATTATGAGACATAAACTCATATTTATGAGGAAAACAGTTGCAGATCTGGGGAATAGTTGCAGTTCTGAAAAATAAAGTGTGAGATATAAAGCCATGATTACATTTCTTCTCTGGAGCAGAAACGAGCTTTTATAGCTTTTAACCATGTTTACTCCAAAAGCAACCATTGTCACTCATGTCATATTGCAACAGCTAGAGAATATATACATTGGATTTAACAAAGCGCCTGCAGCAAATCATTTGTCCTGCCTTTATGGCTTTAGTTTTTTACTCATCCTCAAACCATCCTagttgtatgactttcttctttcagacgaatacaatcagagATTACAAACAGAATGCAAATGTTCTGCCTCTTCCAAGCTTTGTCAATGAATGGTGGTCAAGATTTTgaagtaaaataaagtgcatccatccatcaaaaAAAAGTACTTCACACGGCTCCAGGGGGTTAACCATTAAAGACCTAGAACATTTTTAAGGCGCCTGACACACCTGCACTTTTCTGTTTTTCAGACCTATTCCAGCTGTCAGCATCAAGTGccatatattattataaacaggAGAACTGACAGTTTAAGTTTAACTAATTTAAAGTCAAAATTTTCCTTTCGTTTTTCTCTAATTTTCCTTTCGTTTTCTTTTTTACTGTgtactcaaacagaaacagaattatttatatatatatatttttctttagaaagttGTGTCTGGGTGTTTTCCACTtccaaataaaatgttgtttacgTATACCATTCCCCAAgcaagttatagccatttattacaatattgttatcgaCGCTTTTAAGTTGGAAAACTGGCCTATTTCGTTAACTAACAATAGAGAtgtgtccaaaaacattttaatgagtaaAGAAAATGGAACGAGTGTTATATGAtgataaaaccaaacaaaacaagatttttcttcttctgagaaatacattttcagtctGAGTATGAGCAATAAACATGTGGGCTCATTCCAGCTACAGAaggccctgatccttttgctgcaatcatttaaatacctcagaccaagacaaacatcccctgagatgaagacagaaactaacaattggaatttgcattaagtcaggtcccagaccagggtagtttacacctcaatgggaacagaaggtaatttacatggaggaccctggGAAGGGGCACTCCCTCCCATTACAGTAGGCAAAATATCTCTTAATTCTTAGGAAATTAATTATCttttaatctacttttgtaaaacagagaccattgtaccagttgcactgagacaattcaaatgacaccaaacatgactgtaaatatcacttgcattATTATAGACCATTATATTCTACtattgaccattctgagtgaGCTATGTGAAGGGAAGGATTGGAATGAGAAGGAACTGTTGCATATGTGAGAGAGGCGTTTCTTGCATTTTCTCTCAGTGAGATAGGGGAACAGATGTCTGTATGTTAATGCACTGTGTGTCCTTAGTATGTCTCAGAAGATCAAAGTGTTTGAGGTTTCTGTAATTCTTAcatgttttttacagtttttttctaacGTTTagttttgaagcccaaaaaagtgcatccatccatcataaaaagtacacAGTCACAGGGGTTTAATAAATGCCATATTAAGCTAAGTGATACATTTGTGTAAGaataatatccatattcaaaactttataaaccataatctcaAGCTTCCGCTGTCGTATGCTAATTTATGAGAGTGGTGATCCAGTGGAGGACACATAGGATGTAGGCATAGCATAAGCTGtggtgagaatatgctagtctcgTGAGAactacgtttttttttaaataaagtatttctTACACAAACGTATCGATTCATTTCAGAAGACCGTTATTAAATCCCTTTAGCCGAGTGGAGTACTTTttttgatggatggatgcactttattttacttcAAAATCTTGACCACCATTCATGGACAtaataaagcttggaagagccaggatatttttaaatatacctctttattgtatttatctgaaataagaaagtcatatagTCCTAGGATGACTTgattgtaaataataaatcatggggttatttttccatttttaggtgaactatccctttaatgcttcTTTTAGGTGCAGTGCAATGCAGTTGTTTGTCCAACACAATTCAAGACCCAAAAGTACTGTGACATGTTAAGGCAGCTTTGTCCGGAGATGGAGATGGCCTCTCCTGGAAGAATCAAGAGTTCAAGGTACAGGTCATGTCATAAAAGGAAGGGGTACATAATCAGTATTGAGGTCCAGAAAGTAACTGggttgtaatttcattttcagaCTACCAGACCTAAGCACTGTGATCGTAACTGACAGTCAGCAGCCAGGAGCTTTTCATTTGAAAGATGTGATGCAGGCGGGAAGCAGCCAACACCTCCAACAACTACAAGACCTCCAGAAGATCCTCAATTGTGATGATCCCATAAACATTCAGTTTACTTCGgtattttgattacttttagactgtatatttatatttacattaatgatGAAGTGCGTGATTTACGCACCACTTGCATCACTAGATGAAATAGCAAAAATGTTCAATTTAGCTCACTCCTATGGAAGCCTATTATAAAAAAGCTAtcagaattgttagatataaaaaaaattgaatttcttGAAATTTTGAGTTTATAACTCGCAGTTCTGAGAATACaactcacaattacctttttcatTTACAATTCAAACTTTTATCAGTATTGCAAGTTTATCTCCCAACcttgagaaaaaaattatgaattatggGATTAAAAAATTGCAGGTACCTTTTTTTTACGcgacagaaacaagcttccatacacTCCCTATTCTACTGGTCAGTAAAAAATAAAGTGGTGCtctaaactcacaccattggttggcCAGATGTTGCTGTGTTAGGTTGTTGGggacaaataaatcaatgtttatACAACAGCATTTACAATGTAGAGAAATTAGCCAATAAATGACTTACTAAGAGTAGTCTGTACATAAATCCTTTCTTTTAAGCATTAAAAAATTACACACTGTAGCTTTAAGACATGAAACACACCCTAGAGATCTGAATcagtaaatgctaaataaatcatTTAGTTCTGATCTTTATTATTTTAAGGGAACAACTGGAAAGCCCAAAGGAGCAACTCTGTCTCACCACAACATTGTGAACAATTCTTATTTCATCGGCATGCGCACAGGCTTCAACTGGAGGGTGGGTACATATGATCAAATACAATGAAAATTCAGTGAAAGGGCTGTTTGTTGAACACTTGCAAAAATACAGTTCATTATTTAGCATATTGATTTTGCAGAAAATCTTTTGTTCTCCATAAAtctccatacatttttttttattgcacatgcAGTATCTGTAATGTTTGACATTATTCTCCTTGTAGAAGAATGTGCGTATCTGTTTGCCGGTGCCCCTGTATCACTGTTTTGGCTCGGTGGGTGGTGGTCTGGTCATGGCTGTGCATGGCACCACAGTGGTTTTCCCATCCACTGGGTATGACGGACACGCCAACCTGGTGGCAATAGAGAAAGAGAAGTATGTGGTTATTCATTTCATAAAATCagtgcattttgttttttttacttaaacaagGATTGATGTATTGTGAAAGAGTTGCACATCTTTCCTTTGCGATAGCAGAACATGCTAAATCCTTCAAAGATACTTTGGTGCTATTTATTTCAGCCTTAGTACATTTAAGTTGTTGTAAAAGACAGGGACATATAAAGAGGACAGTCATGTTGAATTTAGGCAAGGATCAAAGGTCATGTACTGAACGTCATGCATAACTGGAAAAACATCtgagctgtatttatttaatgcaacTGGCACAAAATTCACTGTTTCCCCAGGTGTACATTTGTGTACGGCACCCCAACTATGTTTATTGACATGCTTAGTCAGCCTGACCTGGCCCAGATTGATTTGTCATCAACTGAGGGTGGTAAGTCGGTCAAAACCTTTGTAACATCTATTGCTTAATGGAACTTCTGATAGATTACATACATGAAATGTTATCAAGCTTTTCTAAGCAACCGAAGAATATATCCTGCACTTTCACCGATATTCTGCTAAGGTCCATTGATTTGTGTCTGTCAGGTATTTGTGCCGGGTCTCCTTGTCCACCTGAGGTCATCCGTAAGGTCATCAACATCATGGGTGTTAAGGAAATGCTGGTAAGTAGTTACTCATGATAAAAAAGGGATTTGTTT encodes:
- the LOC113111533 gene encoding acyl-CoA synthetase family member 2, mitochondrial; protein product: MSSKILLTNLRTTASFCKTHNFLQRPWSPFIASQQSCAIHVDSPPSIPTLTTSYAHGISSHSMLFSTVDQCLKHTVERYPDREALVFMQDGMRKTFAQFYQDVEQTAAGLLAVGLKRGDRLGMWGPNIYEWILMQFATAKAGIILVSVNPAYQLQEAEFALRKVQCNAVVCPTQFKTQKYCDMLRQLCPEMEMASPGRIKSSRLPDLSTVIVTDSQQPGAFHLKDVMQAGSSQHLQQLQDLQKILNCDDPINIQFTSGTTGKPKGATLSHHNIVNNSYFIGMRTGFNWRKNVRICLPVPLYHCFGSVGGGLVMAVHGTTVVFPSTGYDGHANLVAIEKEKCTFVYGTPTMFIDMLSQPDLAQIDLSSTEGGICAGSPCPPEVIRKVINIMGVKEMLIGYGTTENSPVTFCGFPIDSMERKTETIGCISPHTEAKVVNPTTGVIVPLGVQGELMIRGYCVMLEYWNDDEKTQECITKDRWYKTGDIASMDAYGYCKIEGRIKDLIIRGGENIYPAEIEQFLHTHPKIQEAQVVGVKDERMGEEVCACIRIKTGQECTAEEIKGYCKGKIAHYKVPRYITFVQGYPLTVTGKIQKHKLREQAEKLLGL